One Paenibacillus sp. FSL W8-0186 genomic window carries:
- a CDS encoding ABC transporter substrate-binding protein, whose amino-acid sequence MYINQERLFTFKKTSVIAVMAAAMMIFSACGSPAKPAANGNAGTPAAGSEQSQSEGAAPAGIAGQLTFYTSQPEEDAAQLVQAFNKKYPDVKVETFRSGTEEVTAKIQAEKQAGSVQADVLLLADAVTFEGLKQEDLLLSYKSPEAEHIADELVDPDGMYTGTKVIATILAANTDKVPALPTSWQALASADSKDAAIMPSPLYSGAAAYNIGVFSRTEGFGWDYLQVLKDNNISVIKGNGAVLKAVASGEKSYGMVVDYMVVREKAKGSPIDLSYPSEGVPIITEPIAIMKGTDNQEAAQAFVDFVLSEEGQKLSVEIGYTPIREGVAPPEGLKGIADIKILSGDLNTLTQEREADKKKFTELFGN is encoded by the coding sequence ATTCAGCGCCTGCGGTTCGCCGGCCAAACCGGCTGCTAATGGGAACGCAGGCACCCCTGCAGCAGGATCAGAGCAGTCTCAGTCTGAAGGAGCAGCGCCTGCCGGGATCGCGGGACAGCTCACATTCTATACCTCCCAGCCGGAAGAGGATGCCGCACAGCTGGTTCAAGCGTTCAACAAGAAATATCCTGACGTCAAAGTGGAGACCTTCCGTTCAGGAACGGAGGAAGTTACCGCCAAAATCCAGGCGGAGAAGCAGGCGGGCAGCGTGCAGGCTGATGTCCTGCTGCTAGCGGATGCCGTTACGTTTGAAGGATTGAAGCAGGAAGATTTGCTGTTGTCCTACAAGTCGCCGGAGGCGGAGCATATCGCTGATGAGCTCGTAGACCCAGACGGCATGTATACCGGAACGAAAGTCATCGCCACAATTCTAGCAGCCAATACCGATAAGGTGCCTGCTTTGCCGACATCCTGGCAGGCACTCGCCTCCGCGGACAGCAAGGATGCCGCGATTATGCCGAGCCCGCTCTATTCCGGTGCTGCTGCCTATAACATCGGCGTATTTTCACGGACGGAAGGTTTTGGCTGGGATTACCTCCAGGTGCTGAAAGACAACAACATCTCGGTCATTAAAGGAAATGGAGCCGTATTAAAAGCGGTTGCCAGCGGGGAGAAATCCTACGGCATGGTCGTTGACTATATGGTCGTCCGCGAGAAAGCGAAGGGCTCCCCGATCGATTTGAGCTATCCGTCTGAAGGGGTCCCGATCATTACGGAGCCGATTGCAATCATGAAGGGCACGGATAATCAGGAAGCAGCGCAAGCTTTTGTCGATTTCGTCCTGTCTGAGGAAGGCCAGAAGCTGTCTGTGGAGATTGGATACACACCGATTCGCGAAGGTGTCGCACCGCCGGAAGGCTTAAAGGGAATCGCTGATATTAAGATTCTCTCCGGTGATCTGAACACGCTGACCCAGGAGCGTGAAGCCGATAAGAAGAAATTTACGGAACTATTCGGTAACTAA